The sequence GTAGATTAAGCTAAGAATAAGTAGGATCAGGCTGGCTGAAATAGCAAAAATATTCCAGCGTCGCTGCTTGCGATAGATTAGCTGACTAAATTCCATGAATGCTCGATACAATTGCGTTTGTTGTTTGAATTGGGCACAACAAATAATGGCTTAACGATACCGCTAAGCCATTGAAATAGGAAGTCTGAATACTGAATTTAGGCAGTGAAAGTCTTAATCGTAAACGATCTGACCGTCTTCGTAACGCGTTTTAACAGGGCAAACCATCAGTGCTGCACGCTGGCCAATAACAACGTTTCTGTTCGGGAAGACGATCGCTTCACCTTCGTTCTTGGCCATTAATGGTTTATCACCATCGTGACCAAAGACTTCGCCATGCTTAAACGCGGTGAAGTTTTCGACATCATCATCAAACAAGAAATCGAAATCATCATGCAGACGAACAATAGTACGACTTACTCTGTACATCGTCGGTTTGCGCGGTAAATGCTCTGCCTCAGTTGAAGCCACCAGATCACGTAGCGCCAGATCAAAGGCAACCAGTTTCTCGAGATCGTTTTCACCGATACGAGCCACACGGCCAAGTTCAACAGTTAATGCCTGTGCACCGTAGTTTTCTGCACTAAACCAGCTAAATGTGCTTGATGGTGCGTTGGAAAACATAATCGCTTCGATGTGTGCGCTCGCAATAAACTCCATCAAGGCTCTGCTTCTTACAGGGTGACGAGTTTTAGGGCTCACAACGAACGAGTAATGTTTCGACAAACGGATGGCACAGTGTAAATCTAGGTGCCAACGCTGTTGTTGCTCTGTCCCTTGGTAGAAGTCAGCCACGATCTGTTTTAAGTTCGCCGCGATATCCAACTCTTTAGATGGCTCGTACTCTTTTTCATCAAAGAGACGATTTAAGTTCATTTCTAAGAAACGAGTGTGAGCGTTTGTTGCTTCAGGGTGAGCAATAATGAAAAGCAGTCGTTCAGTGACTGTCTGAAAACCAGACTGAATATCTGAGATAATTTTGTCGACAATTTCCATCGGTGAAGTTTCGTCACCATGAATGCCACAAGATACAATAATATGTTTGCTGTCAGACGATAAATGCTTTGGAATGACTTCCAGAACACCACGTTGATGCAATTTAAAGATGGTTCCACCAGCTACTGTCATTTCTGCAGCGGGCATTTCTTGTTCTAAATCTAAGCTGTCAAAAAGAAAAGATTGGCGAAAGAGGTTGTTCGTCATGCGCTACTCCTTTAATGCACAGCGAGTATGTTAATGAATTGTATTCGCAAATTATGTTGATAGGATCTCACTTATAAACACTCATTAGTGTCTAGTATGATAATTTGCTCAGTTTACGCACAGTTTGGTGCGTTTGATTTACTCGCGAATGCAAAATAGCCGGGTGAACAGACCCGGCTACGCAATAATACCACAAACATTGAATTACTATCGTTGATCTAGTAAAGATTCAAACTCGTCAATTTTGCTTGCCACACGATCAATGCTCTGTTGCCAGAACGCGTGACCAGACAAATCCATACCAAGATGTTTTTGTACTACGTCTTCAGCCATCATAGAGCCTGTATCGCGAAGTAAATTAACGTAATCTTGATAAAATTGCGGACCTTTACTTTCACGTTGTGCATACACACCGATACTGAATAAGTAGCCAAACAGGTATGGGTAGTTGTAGAAACTCACTTGAGAAATCGAGAAATGAAGCTTGCTCGCCCAGAAATACGGATCGGGTTCAGACATCGAATCCCCGTACCACTCTTTCCAAGTCTCACTCATTAGTTCACACAGCTGAGAAGCCTCAAGCTCGCCTTCAGCACGTTTTTCATAGAAGGATTTTTCAAATTCGTAACGGACAGGGATGTTGACCATCAACGCGTAACAGCTCGATAGCTCTTCCCACAACATTTCCAGCTTCTCTTCACGCGTTTCAACCTGCTCAAGCAAGTAGTCCCGGACGATATTTTCCGCGAAGATAGAAGCCGTTTCTGCCAATGTCATTGGGTAGCGAGTTTTACACAATGGCATATCGCGCATAACCCAGTTATGGAACGCGTGACCAATTTCATGGGCTAAAGTCAGCAAGTCAGAGCGACTGCCACCCCATGTCATAAATACCAGTGGTGTTCTCGTCGCAGCCAATTTTGTGCAGTATGCGCCTAAACGACGGTTTTCAGTTGGTTCCGCATCAATCCAGCCATTTTCCACCATCAACGTCACGAATTCTGCCATCTCTGTATCAACGCTAGAGAAGGCTGAATGGATGATATTGATCGCTTCGTCAAATTCGTAAACCTTTGGTTCCGCATCAGTCAGGCTTGGCATACCCGCCAAATGGTTCCATGGTTTCATTTGCTCCAAACCGTGAACGCGAGCCATCAACTTCCCGGCTTTTTGACCAACGTGACGGTTAGCTTTCGCCGTACCAATCATGGCTTCGAGCGTCTCAAGTTCGATACGACTGTCGTGTAGACTCGGCTCTAAAAAGTGAACATCACGTACTTTTGAACGCTTTTGATATTCCGTTAACCTCCATCCAGACAAGGCATTGAGAATCGCTGAGAATGACTCTTGATTCTGTCGCATCGCATTCTGAATTCCCAACCAAGCGGGTTTTTGGGCTTCGAAATCCGTGCCATACAAGGTGCTAGCCGCTTGAGACAATCCGACCTTGGTTTTTGCCTCATTTTCCAACGTTACCTGCATTGAGCCCGTGATGTTGTCATACAACCTACCCCATGCATCTTTTCCATCCACTTCCAGTGCGGAAAGCAGTTGTTCTTCTGCAATGCTGAGTTTGGTATCTGCCAACTTTCTTTCAGAATGGATTTGGAAAGATTGACCAGAGATGTCTTCACTTTCATGCTCAAGCACTTGTTGGATAAAGGCTTCTGGCTCAGAGACTAACGCATCTTGATAAGGCGTAAAGGCCTGACTCAGTTCTGAGCTTAACTTCGCGAGTCGACCCACTAAGCTTTTCGCTTCGCCATTGCTGGCATCGACAGATGCGTAGCACATAGCGAATGTGTTGATCGTAGCAAGCAGTTTTCCAGCCGCTTCGCGAGTTTGAATCGCATTTTGCATCACGGAAACAGAGGTTCTTGATTCCGCGTGAAGATTCAGTGTGTCAATGCACTGTTGGATGAGTTCGATATCTTGACCGATTTTGCTGTCGCCTAAACTTTGGTAAGCGATCGTGAGGTCCCATTTTGGTGTGGTCATCGTTTGTGTTCCTTGCTGGACGACTTAACTAAGCGGAGCTGACACAGAGCAAACCCGCTTATAGGTCGTATCTGCTTTAATGATCTGAATGTGACTGATAGATTGGTGATTTATTTGTAACACCGAATAGAGTTCACTGCTTCGCCAATCTAAATGTAATAGTGTCGCTAATATCATTCTAATCGTACCACCATGACAAATAATCAATGTATCTTCTGCGACGCTATCTAC is a genomic window of Vibrio japonicus containing:
- a CDS encoding M3 family oligoendopeptidase, with translation MTTPKWDLTIAYQSLGDSKIGQDIELIQQCIDTLNLHAESRTSVSVMQNAIQTREAAGKLLATINTFAMCYASVDASNGEAKSLVGRLAKLSSELSQAFTPYQDALVSEPEAFIQQVLEHESEDISGQSFQIHSERKLADTKLSIAEEQLLSALEVDGKDAWGRLYDNITGSMQVTLENEAKTKVGLSQAASTLYGTDFEAQKPAWLGIQNAMRQNQESFSAILNALSGWRLTEYQKRSKVRDVHFLEPSLHDSRIELETLEAMIGTAKANRHVGQKAGKLMARVHGLEQMKPWNHLAGMPSLTDAEPKVYEFDEAINIIHSAFSSVDTEMAEFVTLMVENGWIDAEPTENRRLGAYCTKLAATRTPLVFMTWGGSRSDLLTLAHEIGHAFHNWVMRDMPLCKTRYPMTLAETASIFAENIVRDYLLEQVETREEKLEMLWEELSSCYALMVNIPVRYEFEKSFYEKRAEGELEASQLCELMSETWKEWYGDSMSEPDPYFWASKLHFSISQVSFYNYPYLFGYLFSIGVYAQRESKGPQFYQDYVNLLRDTGSMMAEDVVQKHLGMDLSGHAFWQQSIDRVASKIDEFESLLDQR
- a CDS encoding succinylglutamate desuccinylase, producing MTNNLFRQSFLFDSLDLEQEMPAAEMTVAGGTIFKLHQRGVLEVIPKHLSSDSKHIIVSCGIHGDETSPMEIVDKIISDIQSGFQTVTERLLFIIAHPEATNAHTRFLEMNLNRLFDEKEYEPSKELDIAANLKQIVADFYQGTEQQQRWHLDLHCAIRLSKHYSFVVSPKTRHPVRSRALMEFIASAHIEAIMFSNAPSSTFSWFSAENYGAQALTVELGRVARIGENDLEKLVAFDLALRDLVASTEAEHLPRKPTMYRVSRTIVRLHDDFDFLFDDDVENFTAFKHGEVFGHDGDKPLMAKNEGEAIVFPNRNVVIGQRAALMVCPVKTRYEDGQIVYD